In one window of bacterium DNA:
- a CDS encoding HD-GYP domain-containing protein, which produces MTQDPKQIERYRGIIKFLDNSVRNIALYPPEHPSVKGVSKRVFDFLVEIFEAKEDVLIGVINGVLYVDDYLFYETTPYSENILKVLTGFGIDDLLISQGVTEDELLKLVGILKVKERSKETFQRLIEQDELTHIGLKSFKMGHDEKNLPTKGLETYRDAINTMTEFFSEVENGQLPPLTEAENIVEGFMDNLADNRSLLMLLSGLKGYDAYTYQHCVNVGILALLLAEKEGMDEKNIKWAALAGMMHDIGKVRVPSEIINKPGGLTLREWEAVKSHPLHSADVIRGMGGTDGLVQAVEGHHMHLDGGGYPVRSKVEGPSKIAQLISVVDVYDAITTVRAYKKPMSPVEAITFLENGRGTRFDPHHVDAFITMVGAYPPGAIVRLTSNEIGMVVKAGDQGGKPILKMIIDEKGQPFDQEQDLDLSGADAHGRVIAAVVDPVLYDISAEVAFA; this is translated from the coding sequence ATGACCCAGGACCCGAAACAGATAGAGCGATACAGGGGGATCATCAAATTCCTGGACAACTCTGTCAGGAACATAGCTCTCTACCCGCCTGAGCACCCTTCCGTAAAGGGGGTCTCCAAGCGGGTTTTCGATTTTCTCGTTGAGATCTTCGAGGCAAAAGAGGATGTTCTCATCGGGGTGATCAACGGTGTTCTATACGTGGACGACTACCTGTTTTACGAAACCACGCCTTACTCGGAAAACATACTCAAGGTGCTGACCGGTTTTGGGATCGATGATCTCCTCATCAGCCAGGGTGTGACCGAAGATGAGCTGCTCAAGCTGGTGGGGATCCTCAAGGTCAAGGAGCGAAGCAAGGAGACGTTCCAGAGGTTGATAGAACAGGATGAGCTGACCCACATCGGTCTGAAAAGCTTCAAGATGGGCCATGACGAAAAAAACCTGCCAACAAAAGGCCTGGAAACTTACAGGGACGCCATAAACACAATGACAGAGTTCTTTTCTGAAGTGGAAAATGGCCAACTGCCCCCTCTCACAGAGGCGGAAAACATTGTTGAAGGCTTTATGGATAACCTGGCGGACAACAGATCGCTGCTCATGCTGCTTTCCGGTCTTAAGGGCTACGATGCCTATACATATCAGCACTGTGTCAACGTGGGGATCCTTGCCCTCCTTCTTGCTGAAAAGGAAGGGATGGACGAGAAGAACATCAAATGGGCGGCTCTGGCCGGCATGATGCACGATATAGGTAAAGTACGGGTTCCTTCAGAGATCATCAACAAACCGGGTGGATTAACCCTGAGGGAGTGGGAAGCTGTAAAATCCCACCCTCTTCACTCTGCTGATGTGATCCGGGGTATGGGCGGTACTGATGGTCTGGTACAGGCTGTGGAAGGCCATCACATGCATCTTGACGGCGGGGGTTATCCGGTGAGATCCAAGGTGGAGGGGCCCTCCAAAATTGCCCAACTCATATCGGTTGTGGACGTCTACGACGCCATCACCACAGTCAGGGCCTACAAAAAACCGATGTCCCCGGTGGAGGCGATAACATTTCTGGAAAACGGTCGCGGTACGAGGTTCGACCCCCATCATGTGGATGCTTTCATAACCATGGTGGGCGCTTATCCGCCGGGCGCCATTGTGCGGCTGACGAGCAACGAGATCGGTATGGTGGTCAAGGCCGGGGATCAAGGGGGAAAACCGATATTGAAAATGATCATCGATGAAAAGGGGCAGCCCTTTGATCAGGAGCAGGATCTGGACCTTTCCGGAGCGGATGCCCATGGTCGGGTGATCGCTGCCGTTGTGGATCCGGTTTTGTATGATATTTCGGCAGAGGTGGCTTTCGCGTAA